The Bacteroides fragilis NCTC 9343 genome includes the window CGATCCCCCAACTATACGAAACTTATAGGGCAGAGTTCCCCAACAGTCCTTTTTTGAACGTACTCGAACCGGGCGTTAAAGAAAACCTGCGCTTTCAGAATAGCCGTATCACCGACAAAGACTATCATATTCTGACATGCGACTCCACCATCACCAGTCTGGAGGATGCGGTAAAACCCTTTAAAGGTAAAGTTGTCTATATCGATGTATGGGCTACCTGGTGCGGTCCCTGCCTCAAAGAGTTCCAATACCTGCCCACCCTCAAGGAAAAAGCGCACAACATGGACGTTGTATACCTATACATTTCGATAGACCGTCCGGAGGAGCGGAAGAAATGGGAAAAGACCATCGCATACCATCAACTGAAAGGTTATCATTTATTAGTAAACGAAAAGTTAGGAAAATCGCTATACACCGAATTGGGAAACGAACGGCAAATACTGAGTATCCCCTGCTTTGTCATTATTGATAAGACGGGAAAGATAGTCATTCGCCATGCCGCAGCACCGAGTGAACCCGAAAAAGTGATCGAACAGTTGAGCACCTATTATAACAAGTAAAAACAGACTTCGGAATAAGCTGATCAAGAAAAGAAAAACGGGCAAAAGCTTGACTTCCGCAAAGAAAAAGAGTATCTTTGCCTATGTAATCATAAAGTATATTCCAATTAAAGTACGGTAATAGGGAGAAGCATTGGCTTCTCCCTATTTTTTATACTACTAACAGTGCGTTTCCGCAGAGCCGGTTTCCAAAGCTTGCAGAGCCGGTGTTCACCTACTTTAGAGCCGTTGTTTTCCACATTTACACGGTTGCTTCCGCTACTTTTCCCGGTATGTCGGCTCCCATTTCCCGGCATGAAAATCGTTTTTCACCAGAAGATAATTTCTTATCTCCTATTGATAATGAACAACGGAAAGGATGAAGTCCCGAAAGTTAACAATACATAAATCTGCTATTGACCAAAATAGGCGGAAAGACAGCAGCCGGAACCGATACATCACAAAGTAAACGCGCCACAAAATACACAGAGAGCACAAAGTTATTATATAGTGATTCTACATAATTAAAACTCCGTGCTCTCTGTATACTCTGTAGTGAAATATATTTCGTAACCGAATAGGCTCTTATTTCTTTCTCTTTCTTTTCTTCACCGATTCTACCGCCTCGGTCACCACCGGTTTATTCTCGAAACGTTTCGTATAGCCCGAGTAGTCCGGATGTGTCCGTTCATAGTCCGGATCAAGGAAGAGCGGACTTGAAATAATATGATCGGCAGTGGAACGGTTGCAACAAAAGACGATGTTTTCCACACTTGCCAGACGGGTCAGTGCCTTCACATCCGTATCGTGCGGCTGAAGAGTCATCGGGTCGGTAAAGAAGAAAAGATAATCGATCTCTCCATCCACAATACGCGATCCCATCTGCTGGTCGCCGCCCAGAGGACCGGATTTCAGGATAGTAAAATCCCACTCCACATCGGGATGTTTCTCTTTCAATGCCTCCTGTATCAGCGTACCGGTGGTACCTGTACAATAAAACTTATGTCCCATCAATAACTCCGAGTTCCAAAGAACCCATTCAATCAGGTCTTTTTTCATAGCATCGTGCGCTACCAGCCCGATTCTTCGAATTAGTTTTTCCATAACGTCATCCTTTTAAATCTGATAATTGTGAAAAGAACTTCCGCCCTTTCACATAGAATTGCACTAAGATACTACTTTTTATCCGTTCGGGAATAAAGTGTGAGGAAGTTTTTCTGAGATTCTCCGCTCTTGCATCCCGGAAACTGTCACGTAACAACTTGAATTCGCGACGGGCACGAACCACCGCTTTCGCATTGGCCGGCTGCCCTTTAAGCGCAAACGTAGCAGCCGCGATGTAATCGAGCCAGCAACGTACACGCATCACTCCGGCCAGTTCTCTGTCCGGAAGATTCTTGTAAAGCATGACAAGGTTATTACGAAAATTGAGGAAGGTCTTGTGCGGATTCTCCTTCTTCAACGTGGCTCCTCCTACATGATAGACCACACTTTGGGGGATGCAAACAATTCCACGTCCGCGGGCACGGAGTCTCCAACAAAGATCGATCTCTTCCATGTGGGCAAAGAAGCGTCCGTCCAGTCCTCCCGCTTCGCGATAGTCCGCCAGACGGATGAACATGGCGGCACCGGTAGCCCAGAATATCGGCAGTACGGTGTCATATTGCCCTCGGTCCGCTTCGACTACTCCCATCACCCTTCCCCGACAAAACGGATATCCGTAGCGGTCGATGAATCCGCCGGCAGCTCCGGCATATTCGAACCATTCTTTTTGTCGCCAACTGCGTATCTTCGGCTGGCAGGCAGCCACCTCAGGATGGGCGTCCAAATAGGCAGCCATCGGTTGCAACCACTGTCCGGTCACCTCGACATCGGAATTGAGCAACACCACATACTCGGCCTCCACCTGCCGAAGGGCAAGATTGTACCCATCTGCAAAACCATGATTCCCATCCAGCAGAATCCGGCGTACCGAGGGAAACTCGCGGCGCAGCATCTCCACCGACTGATCCGTAGAACCGTTATCAGCCACACAGACTTCCACACCTTCAGCCTCCGAATATCGAAGCACGGAGGGAAGAAACGAACGGAGCATCTCGCAACCGTTCCAGTTCAATATAACGACAGATATCCTATTCATTTTTCTTTTCGGGGCGTTTCAGTTTCCAACGCTTATGCGACCATAGCCAATAGGCCGGTTCTTTCCGGATGGTCTGTTCCAGTCTGCGGGCAAATATTTCGGTAATCTCCCCGTCGGCTGTCTCCTTCGGACGGTCGGTTACCAGATCGAAGTCTACCCGGCAATATCCTCTCCGCTCCTTCCGCAGCTCGCAATAGAAAACCGGAAAATCCATCATCTTGGCGATACGTTCGGCACCATCCATAAATACCGTATCCTGATTCAAGAAAGTAGTCCAATAATGGGCTTCATGCATATTGGGCGATTGGTCGGTAATCAGTCCGATGGCCATCTTCTTGCCGGCACGCTTCAACTTAATCACTTCGCGGGCGGTAGAGTGTTTCGGAACATTATATCCTCCGAAACGGGCACGGATGTATTTAAAGAGTCCATCCAGATAGACATCTTTCAAGGGCTTGTATACCTGCACGGGCACATCGCCCGGACGCATAATCATTCCCATACCCGTAATCCACTCAAAATTAGCGTAATGGGGTATCAACAGGACAATCCCGCCCCGTTCGTCTATCATCCGGAGGTAGGTTTCCTTATTCTCGTAGGTCATCCGTTTGCAAAGTTCTTTCTCCGACATGCGCAGCATTTTCACATCTTCGAGCATATAGTCGCAAAGATAATGAAAGAACTTGCGTTCGATGGCCTTCAATTCTGCTGCCGACTTTTCCGGAAAAGAGTTCTTCAGGTTGGTACGTACCACCTTCCTCCGGTAACCGATCACATGATACAGCCAGAAATAGATAAAATCGGACAGTGCATACAATACCGGAAACGGAAGAACAGCCAAAAGCCACATTCCTACATAGGTCAACAAATAGAGGAGTTTCGATTTCATGTTTATTGTGTTATAGTTCCTTTCAGTGCGGTACCCTCTTCATTAAAATCTCCCAAAAGAACATTCACTACTTTATTATCCAACGCGGCGTCACTCTCCACTTCCACACGGATATAGTTTGCCGTAAATCCATGCATCGGCGCTCCCGCTTTGGGCTTTTCCATCAAGACAGGCATGGTCTGCCCGATGTAACGGGCATAAAAGGCTTTTGTTTTTTCATCCGACAGTGCAAGCAGACACTGGCTTCGCTGGTGTTTCTCTTCAGGAGTCACCACATGGTCTATTTTCAGGGCCTGGGTTCCCGGACGTTCCGAATAGCTGAACACATGCAGCTGGGTGACGTCCAGTCCGTGAATAAATTCATAAGCTTTCTCAAAGTACCCGGCAGTTTCGCCCCGGGTACCTACAATCACATCCACACCGATAAACGCATCGGGCATCACCTCTTTTATCTTCGCAATCTTCGAAGCAAAAAGTTCTGTCCCATAGCGGCGACGCATCAGTTGGAGAACTTCGTCACTACCGGACTGCAAAGGGATATGGAAATGTGGCATGAAACTGCGTGAACGGGATACGTATTCTATAATTTCATCCGTCAGCAAATTGGGTTCGATGGAAGAAATACGATAACGTTCGATACCTTCCACCCGATCGAGGGCCTTTACCAGATCAAAGAAGGTCTCTCCGGTGGACTTTCCGAAATCGCCGATGTTGACTCCGGTCAGCACTATTTCCTTTCCGCCTTCGGCGGCAGCCTGCCGGGCCTGTTCCACCAAAGAAGCAATGGTACCGTTACGGCTTCGTCCGCGGGCAAAGGGAATAGTACAATAAGAGCAGAAGTAATCGCAACCATCCTGCACTTTAAGGAAAAACCGGGTACGGTCACCTCGCGAACAAGACGGTGCAAACGAACGGATATCTTTTGTAGCGGTCGTATAGGCTTCTCCTCCTTCGTGCTTATGCAGGTCGCCCAGATACTGAAGCAAATCTTTCTTCTGTTCCGCACCGAGCACAACGTCCACTCCCTCTATCTTTGCCACATCGCCGGGTTTTAACTGGGCATAGCAACCTGTCACCACCACAAAAGCGCCGGGATGTTGTTTCACCAGCCGATGAATGGCCTGACGGCATTTCTTGTCCGCCATCTCGGTCACCGAACACGTGTTGACAATACAAAGGTCAGCCTTTTCACCTTTCCGGGCTGTACGTACACCTGCCTCACGCAGGATTTTACCAATCGTCGAAGTCTCTGAGAAATTCAGTTTGCAGCCTAATGTATAATAAACGGCTGTCTTATCTTGAAATACAGTGGTATCTATCATAATCTGTAAAAACGCATATTCAGCGCAAAGTTACACATTATTATTAGGAGTAAAGAGGTGAAAGGAGTTAAAAGGAGTTAGAGGGGACCGAAGAAGAGGTACGGGACGTGAAGGACACCGGAAAGAAACATTCCACGTTTGTAAATCCTTCTGCCTGCATCAAAAGGCATCCCTCTTTGGTTTAAAACCAGGGAAGCATTGACTTTAAGCCAAAGACACCTGCCTTTTAAAGCAAGAGCCCGTTGCTTTAAAAGGTATTTCCGTGAAGGATAGAATGCTATATTTCAACCGATTAGAGAAGAGTACGGACAGTTATCGTTTCCTCTTCATGTAAAGATATAAATAAACAATAAGCCTAATTAACACCTAAAGGTTTCTTAATCTGGAAGTTTATACCTACTTTTGCACAAATCTTCAAAAAACGTGCAATGATAAAAGAAAACTTCATTAAACTCTACGAGAACAGTTTCCGTGAAAACTGGGATTTACCTTGCTACACCAACTATGGCGAACCGGAAAGTTATACCTACGGTGAAGTAGCCGAAGAAATAGCCAAACTTCATTTACTGTTCAAGCACTGTAGTTTGCGACGGGGAGATAAAATAGCCGTTATCGGAAAGAATAATGCCCGCTGGTGCATCGCTTACATGGCTACCATCACATACGGAGCCATCATAGTGCCCATCTTACAGGACTTCAATCCGAACGACGTACACCATATTGTCAATCATTCCGAATCCGTTTTCCTTTTCACCAGTGACACCATCTGGGAGAATCTGGAAGAAGAACGCCTGACGGGTATCCGTGCTGTCTTTTCACTGACCGACTTCCGTTGCCTGCACCAGAGGGACGGAGAAACAGTACAGAAATTCCTGAAGCATATCGATCAGTACATGACAGATACTTATCCAAAGGGATTCCGGAAAGAAGATGTGCTCTACACCACCCTGTCCAACGATAAGGTGATGCTGCTGAACTATACTTCCGGCACCACCGGATTCAGCAAAGGAGTGATGCTGACAGGCAACAACCTGGCCGGCAACGTGACTTTCGGTATCCGCACGGAACTGCTGAAAAAGGGTGATAAAGTGCTTTCTTTCCTTCCGCTGGCCCATGCTTATGGATGCGCCTTCGACTTTCTGACAGCCACGGCAGTCGGTACGCATGTAACCCTTCTCGGTAAAGTGCCCTCACCCAAAATCATCATGAAAGCATTCGAAGAGGTAAAACCGAATCTGATTATTACGGTACCGCTGGTCATCGAGAAAATCTATAAAAACGTGATCCAGCCTATCATCAGCAAAAAAGGAATGAAATGGGCCTTGAGCATTCCTCTACTGGATAATCAGATTTATGGCCAGATCCGCAAAAAGCTGATCGATGCGCTTGGCGGACGCTTCAAAGAAATCATTATCGGTGGAGCCGCCATGAACCCGGAAGTAGAAGAGTTTTTCCACAAAATCAAGTTCCCCTTCACCATTGGCTACGGCATGACGGAATGCGGTCCGCTTATCAGTTATGCTCCTTGGGACAAATTCGTCCCCTCTTCATCGGGCAAAATACTCGATATTATGGAAGCCCGCATCTATAAAGAGAATCCCGAAGCCGAGACCGGAGAGATTCAGGTACGGGGAGAGAACGTAATGACCGGATATTATAAGAACCCGGAAGCCACTCAGGAAGTGTTCACTAAAGACGGATGGTTGCGCACCGGTGACTTAGGCACCATGGATGACGAAGGCAATATCTTCATTCGCGGCCGACTGAAGACGATGATCCTCAGTTCAAGCGGACAGAACATCTTCCCCGAAGAAATCGAGGCTAAACTTAATAATCTTCCATTTATTCTTGAAAGTCTCGTGATCGAACGAAACAAAAAACTGGTTGCCCTGGTCTACGCCGATTATGAAGCTTTGGACTCTTTAGGACTCAACCACGAAGACAACTTAAAAACGATCATGGACGAGAATCTGAAGAATCTGAATAATAATGTAGCCGCCTACGAAAAAGTAAGCCAGATCCAACTCTACCCCACTGAGTTTGAGAAAACTCCGAAAAGAAGTATCAAACGCTATCTATATAACAGTATAGCAGAAGATTAGATATGTTTTAAAACATACAAAAAAACATAATGAAACATTCTTCTAAAAAAAAAATAAAAAAAAGTTGGGCTTAGGAGTACAACATATACAAAAAGTACATACCTTTGCAGCGTTTTAATAAGCAATTGATTGTATTACAGATTTAAAAAGCAAAGAAAATGAAAAAATTAGTTTTGATGTTCGTAGCTATCGCAGCAGTATCATTCGCATCTTGTGGTAACAAAGCAGCTGACGCTGAAAAAGCAACTGCAGATTCTATCCGTATCGCTGACTCTATCGCAGCAGTAGAAGCAGCTGCAGCTGAAGCAGCAGCTCAGGCAGCTGATACTATCGCAGCTGACACTACAGTAGTAACTGAAACTGTTGTAGCTGAATAATCTCGAACAACATTAGAGAGAATTGAAAGTCTGCCGTGCCAAAGCACGTACAGACTTTTTTTGTGTCCTTACCTCTCCCCTCTCCTCAAAACAAACTCTTCCGGACGGCAACAGACAGTGTCCCCATACCGTAATCGAAAGAAGTTAATATCGCAGCAACAGGATATTAACATCCTGACTACAGCAAGTTAACTTCCTGTCATCAGCAAATTAACTTCGTATCAGCAAAGAAGTTAATATCGTAACGTCACATAAGGATACTAAAAAAAGGGCATTCTCTTTCAAGAATACCCTTTCCTTATATCTCGGTATTGTATGCTACTTATTCAGCTACTACTTCGAAAGGAATTTCTACAGAAACTTCTTTGTGCAGTTTAACGATAGCTTTGTAAGCACCAACTTCTTTCACAGCGTCTTTTACAACGATGATCTTTCTGTCGATCTCGTGACCCAATTTAGCCAATTCCTCAGCAATCTGGATGTTACCAACAGAACCGAAGATAGTACCGGTTGAGCTAACTTTTGTAGCGATAGTCAATGATACGCCTTCCAACTTAGCAGCCAATGCTTCAGCATCTTTCTTGATTTTCTCAAGTTTGTGAGCACGTTGTTTCAGTTCTTCAGCCAACATTTTCTTTGCAGAAGGAGAAGCAATAACAGCTTTTCCAGTGGGGATCAAGTAATTACGACCATAACCAGACTTAACAGTTACGATGTCATTCTTATAACCCAAGTTTACTACGTCTTCTTTCAATATAATTTCCATACTTTTCCTCCTTATTTCATCATGTCAGTTACAAATGGAAGTAACGCCAGGTGACGTGCTCTCTTTACAGCCTGCGCAATACGACGCTGGAACTTCAAAGAAGTACCGGTGATACGGCGCGGAAGGATCTTACCTTGTTCATTCAAGAATTTCTTCAAGAATTCAGGATCTTTGTAGTCGATATACTTGATACCGCTCTTTTTGAAACGGCAGTATTTTTTCTTTTTAACGTCTACTGAAGGCGGAGTTAAATATCTGATTTCTGATTGAACTTGTTGTGCCATGATTAATCCTCCTTTTTGTTTGATTTAACACTTCTTCTCTTTGCAGCATATTCTGCAGCGTATTTATCCATTCTGAAAGTCAAGAAACGGATTACACGTTCATCACGACGGAAATTTAATTCCAACTTGTCAATTACAGTAGGTTCTGCATTGAACTCAATCAACTGATAGAATCCTGTAGACTTCTTCTGGATTGGATAAGCCAGTTTCTTCAGTCCCCAGTTTTCTTCATTGATAATCTCAGCACCTTCAGCCTGAAGAATGCCTTTGAATTTTTCTACCGCTTCCTTCATCTGAACATCAGACAAAACGGGAGTTAAAATGAAAACGGTTTCGTATTGATT containing:
- a CDS encoding methylglyoxal synthase — protein: MEKLIRRIGLVAHDAMKKDLIEWVLWNSELLMGHKFYCTGTTGTLIQEALKEKHPDVEWDFTILKSGPLGGDQQMGSRIVDGEIDYLFFFTDPMTLQPHDTDVKALTRLASVENIVFCCNRSTADHIISSPLFLDPDYERTHPDYSGYTKRFENKPVVTEAVESVKKRKRKK
- a CDS encoding glycosyltransferase family 2 protein translates to MNRISVVILNWNGCEMLRSFLPSVLRYSEAEGVEVCVADNGSTDQSVEMLRREFPSVRRILLDGNHGFADGYNLALRQVEAEYVVLLNSDVEVTGQWLQPMAAYLDAHPEVAACQPKIRSWRQKEWFEYAGAAGGFIDRYGYPFCRGRVMGVVEADRGQYDTVLPIFWATGAAMFIRLADYREAGGLDGRFFAHMEEIDLCWRLRARGRGIVCIPQSVVYHVGGATLKKENPHKTFLNFRNNLVMLYKNLPDRELAGVMRVRCWLDYIAAATFALKGQPANAKAVVRARREFKLLRDSFRDARAENLRKTSSHFIPERIKSSILVQFYVKGRKFFSQLSDLKG
- a CDS encoding lysophospholipid acyltransferase family protein; this encodes MKSKLLYLLTYVGMWLLAVLPFPVLYALSDFIYFWLYHVIGYRRKVVRTNLKNSFPEKSAAELKAIERKFFHYLCDYMLEDVKMLRMSEKELCKRMTYENKETYLRMIDERGGIVLLIPHYANFEWITGMGMIMRPGDVPVQVYKPLKDVYLDGLFKYIRARFGGYNVPKHSTAREVIKLKRAGKKMAIGLITDQSPNMHEAHYWTTFLNQDTVFMDGAERIAKMMDFPVFYCELRKERRGYCRVDFDLVTDRPKETADGEITEIFARRLEQTIRKEPAYWLWSHKRWKLKRPEKKNE
- the mtaB gene encoding tRNA (N(6)-L-threonylcarbamoyladenosine(37)-C(2))-methylthiotransferase MtaB, which codes for MIDTTVFQDKTAVYYTLGCKLNFSETSTIGKILREAGVRTARKGEKADLCIVNTCSVTEMADKKCRQAIHRLVKQHPGAFVVVTGCYAQLKPGDVAKIEGVDVVLGAEQKKDLLQYLGDLHKHEGGEAYTTATKDIRSFAPSCSRGDRTRFFLKVQDGCDYFCSYCTIPFARGRSRNGTIASLVEQARQAAAEGGKEIVLTGVNIGDFGKSTGETFFDLVKALDRVEGIERYRISSIEPNLLTDEIIEYVSRSRSFMPHFHIPLQSGSDEVLQLMRRRYGTELFASKIAKIKEVMPDAFIGVDVIVGTRGETAGYFEKAYEFIHGLDVTQLHVFSYSERPGTQALKIDHVVTPEEKHQRSQCLLALSDEKTKAFYARYIGQTMPVLMEKPKAGAPMHGFTANYIRVEVESDAALDNKVVNVLLGDFNEEGTALKGTITQ
- a CDS encoding long-chain fatty acid--CoA ligase, with product MIKENFIKLYENSFRENWDLPCYTNYGEPESYTYGEVAEEIAKLHLLFKHCSLRRGDKIAVIGKNNARWCIAYMATITYGAIIVPILQDFNPNDVHHIVNHSESVFLFTSDTIWENLEEERLTGIRAVFSLTDFRCLHQRDGETVQKFLKHIDQYMTDTYPKGFRKEDVLYTTLSNDKVMLLNYTSGTTGFSKGVMLTGNNLAGNVTFGIRTELLKKGDKVLSFLPLAHAYGCAFDFLTATAVGTHVTLLGKVPSPKIIMKAFEEVKPNLIITVPLVIEKIYKNVIQPIISKKGMKWALSIPLLDNQIYGQIRKKLIDALGGRFKEIIIGGAAMNPEVEEFFHKIKFPFTIGYGMTECGPLISYAPWDKFVPSSSGKILDIMEARIYKENPEAETGEIQVRGENVMTGYYKNPEATQEVFTKDGWLRTGDLGTMDDEGNIFIRGRLKTMILSSSGQNIFPEEIEAKLNNLPFILESLVIERNKKLVALVYADYEALDSLGLNHEDNLKTIMDENLKNLNNNVAAYEKVSQIQLYPTEFEKTPKRSIKRYLYNSIAED
- a CDS encoding PG1828 family lipoprotein; the encoded protein is MKKLVLMFVAIAAVSFASCGNKAADAEKATADSIRIADSIAAVEAAAAEAAAQAADTIAADTTVVTETVVAE
- the rplI gene encoding 50S ribosomal protein L9, whose protein sequence is MEIILKEDVVNLGYKNDIVTVKSGYGRNYLIPTGKAVIASPSAKKMLAEELKQRAHKLEKIKKDAEALAAKLEGVSLTIATKVSSTGTIFGSVGNIQIAEELAKLGHEIDRKIIVVKDAVKEVGAYKAIVKLHKEVSVEIPFEVVAE
- the rpsR gene encoding 30S ribosomal protein S18 → MAQQVQSEIRYLTPPSVDVKKKKYCRFKKSGIKYIDYKDPEFLKKFLNEQGKILPRRITGTSLKFQRRIAQAVKRARHLALLPFVTDMMK
- the rpsF gene encoding 30S ribosomal protein S6 — its product is MNQYETVFILTPVLSDVQMKEAVEKFKGILQAEGAEIINEENWGLKKLAYPIQKKSTGFYQLIEFNAEPTVIDKLELNFRRDERVIRFLTFRMDKYAAEYAAKRRSVKSNKKED